A genomic window from Silene latifolia isolate original U9 population chromosome Y, ASM4854445v1, whole genome shotgun sequence includes:
- the LOC141629237 gene encoding uncharacterized protein LOC141629237, with protein sequence MVFTRGYLQSVQKVAEILKLFASWSGLNANFEKSEAYFGGVNSALKQHILNAIGLKEGSFPFRYLGLPIHPSRLTSTMYDPIVQKVQHLVCSCAVKFLAYAGKTEVLNSMVFGLENFWCGSLLLPQNVCAIITKLRKQLFWGYQEGQRKLVFKDWASISSPWSEGGFQIKNLAIWNQANMLKWLWHFVHGCGSIWTDWIRHDFLANTSIWDLQIHEYHSESLRNVLTTREIWVIHCGSRQKAMDMLDTCTTKGKFSIGKAYNFLRPRFPTHACYRAVQDPFLLSRHKFTLMLALQRKLATADQFCRRGISIVNRCCLCKQHAESPRHLFFQCTYSKAVLSSLFTWMGLQLRDLQLRSLILWCHRSKPKKHWRNKWFKCSIAAVTYYLWRERNYRLFEDKERQASVSVFYFYTNHLLLHMMKY encoded by the coding sequence ATGGTCTTTACTAGGGGATATTTACAATCTGTTCAAAAAGTTGCAGAAATTCTGAAGTTATTTGCTAGCTGGTCTGGATTGAATGCTAATTTTGAGAAATCTGAGGCTTATTTTGGTGGAGTCAACTCTGCTCTGAAACAGCACATTCTTAATGCCATTGGACTAAAGGAAGGTTCTTTCCCCTTTAGATACCTTGGCCTTCCTATACATCCTTCCAGGCTTACTAGTACAATGTATGATCCTATTGTTCAAAAAGTTCAGCACCTTGTATGCAGTTGTGCAGTCAAATTCCTCGCCTATGCTGGTAAAACTGAAGTTCTAAACTCTATGGTCTTTGGTTTGGAGAATTTTTGGTGTGGTAGTCTTCTCTTGCCACAGAATGTTTGTGCCATCATTACAAAGCTACGTAAACAGTTATTCTGGGGTTATCAGGAAGGGCAAAGGAAATTAGTCTTTAAGGATTGGGCAAGTATCTCCAGTCCTTGGTCTGAGGGTGGATTTCAGATTAAGAATCTTGCTATTTGGAATCAGGCCAATATGCTTAAGTGGCTTTGGCATTTTGTACATGGATGTGGTTCTATCTGGACTGACTGGATTAGGCACGATTTCTTGGCCAATACCTCCATTTGGGATTTACAAATCCATGAATATCACTCTGAGAGCCTTCGTAATGTCCTCACTACTAGGGAAATTTGGGTCATTCATTGTGGTAGCAGACAGAAGGCTATGGATATGTTGGACACTTGCACTACCAAAGGCAAATTCTCTATTGGTAAAGCCTATAATTTCCTCAGGCCTAGATTTCCTACTCATGCTTGTTATAGAGCAGTTCAGGATCCTTTCCTTTTGTCTAGACATAAGTTCACTCTTATGTTAGCTCTCCAAAGGAAGCTTGCTACAGCTGATCAGTTTTGCAGGAGGGGAATTAGCATTGTTAACAGGTGCTGCCTGTGTAAGCAGCATGCTGAATCACCTAGGCATCTGTTCTTCCAATGTACCTATTCTAAGGCTGTCCTTTCTTCTCTTTTCACTTGGATGGGACTCCAACTTCGAGATTTGCAGCTTAGGAGCCTTATCCTCTGGTGTCACCGTAGCAAACCTAAAAAACATTGGAGGAACAAGTGGTTCAAATGCAGTATTGCTGCAGTCACCTATTACCTATGGAGGGAAAGGAATTATAGGCTATTCGAGGACAAGGAGAGGCAAGCCTCTGTGTCAGTATTCTACTTTTACACAAATCACCTACTATTGCACATGATGAAATACTAG